The Natronoarchaeum mannanilyticum genome includes the window GGTACATCGTCCGGAGACGGGGACGCCGCTGAAGAACAAGCAAAACGCCGAGCGCATGGTCGCACTCGACGGGCGCCTGATTCGGATGCTGGAGGAGTATATCGACGGGCCGCGGCACGACAAAACGGACGAATACGACCGCGAACCACTGGTAACGACCCAACAAGGGCGCCCGGCGGCGTCGACGATCCGGGACACGATCTACCGGATCACCCGACCCTGTACGGTCGGGAAGGAATGCCCGCACGATCGCGACCCCGACGACTGCCCCGCGATGGAAACGCGGTCGTCGAGCCGGTGCCCGTCATCGCGGTCGCCCCACGACATCCGAAGCGGCGCGATCACCGCGCACCTCCTGGAGGACGTTCCGGTCGAGATCGTCAGCGAACGCTGCGACGTGAGCCGCGACGTTCTCGACCGGCACTACGACCGGCGCACCGAGCGCGAGAAGATGGAACAGCGACGCGACCACCTACCAACCAACTAACAGCCATGAGCAAACTTAGTTCCCCTACGCAGTCAGGCGATTCCAAAGACGACAGGACCCGAGCGGGCCCATGGATTCTGCGAGGAACTGACGTGACGAGCGAAGTCTGAACGCCGATTAGATTTGCAACTCCGGCGATCTCTCGCGAGATCAGGACGCAAACTATCCGAGCAACGGGGCAGTTCCGGAGACCGGAAAAGAAACCAATGGAGTGACACAATTAACGTAAACAAGTTGACCATTATGTCATATATAATATACCATCTACGTTGCACACAGGATTTATCGACTCATACCACATTATATCAACAATACGAATAGCGATAGATATCACAAATAACTGGGAGGACCAGTACATTCATTATAGTTCGTAATTGTGTACCGGTCGCATGCTCGAAGGATTCCCACTGGTACTGTTGCTCGCCGCGGCAGTGGCGTTCATCATCGTCGCCACGGCGAAGTTAGACCTGCACGCGTTTCTCGCACTACTTCTGGCAGCCTACTTCACGGGTCTCGCCGCGGGGCTCGATCCCGCGGAGGCTGCGTCGCTGGTGACAGACGGGTTCGGCGGCATCCTCGGCTACATCGGGATCGTCATCATCGCCGGGACGATCATCGGTACCTGCCTCGAGCGGTCGGGTGCGGCGATCGTCATCGCGGAAACGATTCTCGATTACGTCGGCGAAGATCACACGACCGAAGTGATGGCGATCACGGGGAGCTTCGTCTCCATCCCGGTGTTCTGCGACTCCGGGTTCGTCATCCTCTCCGGGCTGAACCGATCGCTCGCCGAGCGCTCCGGGCTCTCGCTGTCGACGCTCGGCGTGGCGCTGGCCGGCGGACTCTACGTCACGCACGTGTTCGTCCCGCCGACGCCCGGCCCGATCGCGGCCGCGGGGATCATCGGCGCGGACATCGGCCTCGTCATGCTCGCCGGGATCATCGTCAGTGCCCCGATCGTCTTCGTCGCCGCGATCTGGGCCGACAGAGTCGCGTCGAACTACCACATCGATCCCAACCCGGAGATGACGATCGAGGAGATCAAAGACGAGTACGGGACGATGCCGTCGCGCGCCGCGTCGTTCGCGCCGCTGCTGATCCCGATCGTGCTCATCGCGCTCGGCTCGATCGCGGCCTACCCCGAAGCAGAAAACCCGGAGCTGATCACCGGGGCGCTCCAGCGCTGGCTGCTGTTCCTCGGCGACCCGGCGGTCGCGCTGTTGATCGGCGC containing:
- a CDS encoding GntP family permease; amino-acid sequence: MLEGFPLVLLLAAAVAFIIVATAKLDLHAFLALLLAAYFTGLAAGLDPAEAASLVTDGFGGILGYIGIVIIAGTIIGTCLERSGAAIVIAETILDYVGEDHTTEVMAITGSFVSIPVFCDSGFVILSGLNRSLAERSGLSLSTLGVALAGGLYVTHVFVPPTPGPIAAAGIIGADIGLVMLAGIIVSAPIVFVAAIWADRVASNYHIDPNPEMTIEEIKDEYGTMPSRAASFAPLLIPIVLIALGSIAAYPEAENPELITGALQRWLLFLGDPAVALLIGAFIAFAIVPDFSSDVTDEWVSDGIKNAAVILAVTGAGGAFGEVLGALPLENFITDTLGGLGIGLLAAFVIAAAMKSALGSSTVAILTTASLVAPLLGSLGLDTELGQVFAVLAIGAGSMTVSHANDSYFWIITEFSDMETATAYQAWTLATLVLGVSSIVWIVVLRNAAGLVF